From a single Vitis vinifera cultivar Pinot Noir 40024 chromosome 18, ASM3070453v1 genomic region:
- the LOC100261556 gene encoding cucurbitadienol 11-hydroxylase: MYWSVWLCVVSLFIASITHWVYKWRNPKCNGKLPPGSMGFPIIGETIQFFIPSKSLDVSSFIKKRMKKYGPLFCTNLAGRPVVVSSDPDFNYYIFQQEGKLVELWYMDSIAKLVGLDTSQSIAATGYVHKYLRNLALAHFGTEALKGRLLAKAEDMIRTRLHDWSKLPALEFKSCVSSMIFDFTATILFGYDFETKGAHFSEKFTNIIHVLMSFPLNIPGTTFHKCLKDQKEIMKLIHDALKEKKASPKTLQGDFLDQMIDDMKKEKFLSDDFVVFVMFGILFASFETISSTLTLAIKLLIEHPLVMQQLIEEHEAILKNREDPNSGISWKEYKSMTFTHQVINEVLRLGSVAPGILRRAIKDIQVNGYTIPAGWTIMVVPAALQLNPDTFVDPLTFNPWRWKDMGVGVVAKNFIPFGGGSRLCIGAEFAKVLMTTFFHVLVTNYRLTKIKEGQIARSPVLTFGNGLHINISKKHG; encoded by the exons ATGTACTGGTCTGTTTGGCTCTGTGTTGTAAGCTTGTTTATAGCAAGCATAACTCACTGGGTTTACAAATGGAGGAATCCTAAATGCAATGGCAAACTCCCTCCAGGTTCAATGGGATTCCCAATCATTGGAGAGACCATCCAGTTTTTCATCCCAAGCAAGTCGTTGGACGTTTCGAGTTTCATCAAGAAGAGGATGAAAAA ATACGGTCCATTGTTCTGTACAAATTTGGCAGGACGACCGGTGGTGGTGTCATCGGACCCAGACTTCAACTACTATATATTCCAACAAGAAGGGAAGTTGGTGGAGTTATGGTACATGGACTCCATTGCAAAGCTTGTCGGCCTGGATACTTCACAGTCTATTGCTGCAACTGGTTATGTTCACAAGTATCTTAGGAACTTGGCGTTGGCTCATTTTGGTACCGAGGCCCTGAAAGGCAGACTCCTTGCCAAGGCTGAAGATATGATACGTACAAGGCTACATGATTGGTCCAAGTTGCCTGCCTTGGAATTCAAATCATGCGTTTCATCG atgatatttgattttactgCAACCATATTGTTTGGTTATGACTTCGAGACGAAGGGAGCACATTTTAGTGAAAAATTTACCAACATCATACATGTTCTTATGTCATTTCCTTTGAATATCCCGGGTACAACTTTCCATAAATGTCTAAAG GACCAAAAGGAGATAATGAAGTTGATTCATGATgcattaaaagagaaaaaagctTCGCCTAAAACTCTTCAAGGGGATTTTCTTGATCAGATGATTGATgatatgaagaaagaaaagttccTATCGGATGACTTTGTCGTTTTCGTTATGTTCGGGATTCTATTTGCTAGTTTTGAGACAATTTCCTCTACTTTAACCTTAGCTATTAAGTTACTCATAGAACACCCCTTAGTAATGCAACAACTAATT GAGGAGCATGAGGCAATCCTTAAAAATAGGGAAGATCCAAATTCTGGAATTTCATGGAAGGAATATAAGTCAATGACTTTTACTCATCAA GTTATCAATGAAGTTCTTAGGTTAGGAAGTGTTGCTCCAGGGATTTTGAGAAGGGCAATAAAAGACATTCAAGTAAATG GATATACAATTCCAGCAGGCTGGACAATCATGGTTGTTCCTGCAGCTCTTCAACTAAACCCTGATACTTTTGTTGATCCCCTTACTTTCAATCCATGGCGGTGGAAg gaTATGGGAGTTGGTGTTGTAGCAAAGAATTTCATACCATTTGGAGGTGGATCAAGATTATGCATAGGAGCAGAGTTTGCTAAGGTTCTAATGACAACATTTTTCCATGTTTTGGTCACTAATTACAg GTTGACGAAGATCAAGGAAGGACAGATAGCTCGATCTCCAGTTTTGACATTTGGAAATGGTTTACATATCAACATTTCAAAAAAGCATGGATGA
- the LOC109121589 gene encoding uncharacterized protein LOC109121589, giving the protein MDSASSISANVNNIPVLNGTNFKKWKERVMIVLGCMDLDYALREDRLANLTNASTAKQSATVEKWERSNRMSLMIMKHSIPEAINGAIPEKSRAKTFLDQIAN; this is encoded by the exons ATGGATTCAG CATCTTCTATATCTGCTAATGTTAATAACATTCCTGTGCTTAATGGtacaaacttcaagaaatggaaggaaCGCGTTATGATTGTGCTCGGGTGCATGGATTTGGACTATGCATTAAGGGAGGATCGCCTTGCAAACCTTACTAATGCCAGCACTGCTAAGCAAAGCGCTACTGTGGAAAAATGGGAGCGATCAaatcgcatgagtctaatgataATGAAGCACTCAATTCCAGAAGCAATAAATGGTGCAATACCTGAAAAGTCTCGAGCCAAGACATTCTTGGACCAGATAGCAAACTGA
- the LOC100244431 gene encoding cucurbitadienol 11-hydroxylase, which yields MILLLSESVTITKPPSSFLRTFYSNYNLIKIMYWSVWLCVVSLFIASITHWVYKWRNPKCNGKLPPGSMGFPLIGETIQFFIPSKSLDVSSFIKKRMKKYGPLFCTNLAGRPVVVSSDPDFNYYIFQQEGKLVELWYMDSFARLVGLDPSQSITSTGYIHKYVKNLALAHIGTEALKDGLLSKAEDMIRTRLHDWSKLPAFEFKACVSSMIFDFTATSLFGYDFKMKGAHFSEKFTNIVHALIAFPLNIPGTTFHKCLKDQKEAMKLIRDVLKEKKASSKTLEGDFLDQMVDDMKNEKFLSDDFVVFVVFGFLLASFETISSTLTLAIKLLIEHPLVMQELIEEHEAILKNREDPNSGISWKEYKSMTFTHQVINEALRLGSVAPGILRRAIKDIQVNGYTIPAGWTIMVVPAALQLNPNTFVDPLAFNPWRWKDMGVGVVAKNFIPFGGGSRLCVGAEFTKVLMTTFFHVLVTNYRLTKIKGGQIARSPALTFGNGLHINISKKHQ from the exons ATGATCCTACTTCTCAGCGAGTCAGTGACAATCACAAAGCCCCCATCCTCTTTTTTACGTACTTTCTATTCCAATTATAACTTAATTAAGATCATGTACTGGTCTGTTTGGCTTTGTGTTGTAAGCTTGTTTATAGCAAGCATAACTCACTGGGTTTACAAATGGAGGAATCCTAAATGCAATGGCAAACTCCCTCCAGGTTCAATGGGATTCCCACTCATTGGAGAGACCATCCAGTTTTTCATCCCAAGCAAGTCCTTGGACGTTTCGAGTTTCATCAAGAAGAGGATGAAAAA ATACGGTCCATTGTTCTGTACAAACTTGGCAGGACGACCGGTGGTGGTGTCGTCGGACCCAGACTTCAACTACTATATATTCCAACAAGAAGGGAAGTTGGTGGAGTTATGGTACATGGACTCCTTTGCAAGGCTTGTCGGCCTGGATCCTTCACAGTCTATTACTTCAACTGGTTATATTCACAAGTATGTTAAGAACTTGGCGTTGGCTCATATTGGTACCGAGGCCCTGAAAGACGGACTCCTTTCGAAGGCTGAAGATATGATACGTACAAGGCTGCATGATTGGTCCAAGTTGCCTGCCTTCGAATTCAAAGCATGCGTTTCATCG atgatatttgattttactgCAACCTCGTTGTTTGGTTATGACTTCAAGATGAAAGGAGCACATTTTAGTGAAAAATTTACAAACATCGTACATGCTCTTATTGCATTTCCTTTGAATATCCCGGGTACAACTTTCCATAAATGTCTAAAG gACCAAAAGGAGGCAATGAAGTTGATTCGTGAtgtattaaaagagaaaaaagctTCATCTAAAACACTTGAAGGAGATTTTCTTGATCAGATGGTTGATGATATGAAGAACGAAAAGTTCCTATCGGATGACTTTGTCGTTTTTGTTGTGTTCGGGTTTCTACTTGCTAGTTTTGAGACAATTTCCTCTACTTTAACCTTAGCTATTAAGTTACTCATAGAACACCCTTTAGTAATGCAAGAACTAATT GAGGAGCATGAGGCAATCCTTAAAAATAGGGAAGATCCAAATTCTGGAATTTCATGGAAGGAATATAAGTCAATGACTTTTACTCATCAA GTTATCAATGAAGCTCTTAGGTTAGGCAGTGTTGCTCCAGGGATTTTGAGAAGGGCAATAAAAGACATTCAAGTAAATG GATATACGATTCCAGCAGGCTGGACAATCATGGTTGTTCCCGCAGCTCTTCAACTAAATCCTAATACTTTTGTTGATCCCCTTGCTTTCAATCCATGGCGGTGGAAg gaTATGGGAGTTGGTGTTGTAGCAAAGAATTTCATACCATTTGGAGGTGGATCGAGATTATGTGTAGGAGCAGAGTTTACTAAGGTTCTAATGACAACATTTTTCCATGTCTTGGTCACTAATTATAg GTTGACGAAGATCAAAGGAGGACAGATAGCTCGATCTCCAGCTTTGACATTTGGAAATGGTTTACATATCAACATTTCAAAAAAGCATCAATGA